The nucleotide window aaatattttttggaacaaaaaaattgtttgaaataTTCTTGCACAGGTAAAGCCTGTATCTGTTAGCTTACGCAGGaagtatatatatgtgtaaactGAAACGTATTAatcaataaattaaattatttttaattcgaAACGTTATATCgaaaatattaataagtttTCTAAGTTTTTCAGGAATATTACCTATTTGGCTATTTCAGTAATTACTGTGCGgagttttttaatatttccgaggagtttggataagagCACATTcatcttttacatttttgttttgcTAAGTACATAGTCGTAAATAGTAATGCATGGATTATGTTACATTGTTCTGGATATATATGAGATTGTTTGACCCGATCAATCCCGTTGATTAATTTTCTTCCTGCTGATCGATTTTGAAATTATTGTTGTGTGCTAATGTGAATGaagaaatttaaaactattgtttgttttggtttatttGTTGAATAAAGCTTTTGTGCACTATTTATTTCAAAGTGGATATcgtagaacaaaaaaaaaggtaattgGATAAAGGCAAACACATAAATGTGGGGTTCATTAGTATAATTAAAGCATCATAGTACAAGTCCCCATGTAAACAAACGTAGTAACGTACTCTCTTCCCCTGCTCCGTGGCctcatctttcttttttcttcttttttgtactCTTTGTTTGACAATATATTTGCCTTCAATGACATTAACGTAAAAAatggttttatttattattttccgaAACGATAATTGGTTTGAACTTCAAATTATAATGATAGAGACACGAGGAATGCAATatattacgtttttttttttgtgtggtagTGGTCGACAAGTCACCGTTTGTTTGAACCAGAAGGATTCTTGTTATTGATAGCCGTTACGAACAACAAAGCCTTATAATTTGGGTCATGAGTTGTCACAAGCCCAAAACCAAAAGGCTAACCTAAACTTGACGTGCTCAGCCCAACTATCAAATTTTCTTGAATGGCAAGAAACCATTATTCTTTGTTGGAAAGAGACAAACGTGAGGTGGAATCAATCCACAAACCAAATGTGAAATTTGGAAGATTCAGACACCATACTCCTTCCTAAGTTTAAGGGCTAAGGCAAAGAGCTCGTCAGGGTTAGGGATGGAGTTAACCACGCTTTCTCTCTGCAAACACCTCTTGGCTGAAGCCATCAGTGTTGGACACTCTGATTCGATGCTGAAGTTAGCGCACTTCTCAAATGGTTCGAACCAGCTGTAATAACCAGTCATGGCAATGTCTACGAGCCCAAAGTTATCTCCACCAAAGTAGGGTTTATCTCCAAGCTCAGCTTCAAGGATCTTGAGTGCTTCGATAAAGTCTTTTTTGGCCGTCTCTTGTACCTCGCCTGTTGTACTCCAGATCTTGTCAGCTGGCTCGTACACCTGCATCATCCAGTTTCCAAAGAGTTTAACCAATGCCGGTTCAACGTTTTAAAAGCTATAAGCAAAATTataacaacatttttttatgtttttatctaatatcatatatatatatatatatataaatcgtATTAAAATTTAATCTTCAATGATTGgtgaatatttataattttattgaacTGTATAGTAATATTAGCCaatattatcatttaaaaaaaacaatttgactatattcaaatatagttttactaaaattaatcgttaatatgaaatttcaaaataattattatctAACATATGTTTATtgttataaatttcataaacaatactaaaattgttgtatattaGTATAtctagaaaattataaattctatttacatattaatacaaaaataatttaaatagaaaaataaaatgaaaatgaaaatatacatattaacCTGCCACTGAAACAATGATGAGTCTACAAGTaacaggttctagggatttttgtACCTTGGTATCAATGAAATCGATCCAGAACCTGGCTTGAGCTCTCTGGTATGGATCAGAAGGGAGGATAGAGTTTTTACCGGACCAGACCTCGTCTATGTACTGAACCGCGTTCATTGATTCACAGACCGGTTTACCATTATGGATCAGAACTGGAATCTTCTTGTGAACCGGATTCATCTGGAGAAGCAAGGGACTCTTGTCTCTCAGATTCTCTTCTCTACACTCAAACTTGACTCCTTTCTCTCTCAGAGCGATCCTAGCTCTCATACCAAATGGGCTAGCCCAGTAATCTAGAAGGATCACTTCATCCGCCATTGTTGCCAAGTCTTGTATGATCAAAAACTTAGTA belongs to Brassica rapa cultivar Chiifu-401-42 chromosome A07, CAAS_Brap_v3.01, whole genome shotgun sequence and includes:
- the LOC103832315 gene encoding glutathione S-transferase U22 yields the protein MADEVILLDYWASPFGMRARIALREKGVKFECREENLRDKSPLLLQMNPVHKKIPVLIHNGKPVCESMNAVQYIDEVWSGKNSILPSDPYQRAQARFWIDFIDTKVYEPADKIWSTTGEVQETAKKDFIEALKILEAELGDKPYFGGDNFGLVDIAMTGYYSWFEPFEKCANFSIESECPTLMASAKRCLQRESVVNSIPNPDELFALALKLRKEYGV